The DNA region ttcagttattgctgccaagggtggcacaacaagttattaggttcagggggcaattactttttcacatagggccagagaggtttggaccccccccccccccttttaaaaatgagatatttattcaaacactgcattaagTGTGATATatatactttttcacaccactgtatgtatgccaaggttataatagttttggattcttttattttttatttagttttatttatttattttagtttttatttctatttcgttttcacttacTATATtccatttcagtttagttttgattagtttgtactgctggtttgttagtttagtttttattttgcaaaaatgctttgtttcagtttagtttttattagttttagtgttagttttttcccggatacatgtcagggctgagggAACATcatacacttttaaaaacattttttgtctctttttttaattttattttagctagttttgtaagcgcaatATACAGTTGTAGTtagttttttgtaaaacttagtttttatctagtttcagttaactaaaaagATTTTCGAATTTTAGTttacttatttagttagttCTAGTTAACTATAATATCCTTGGTGTACACGGTTAGGACGAAAGGTACAGATATACCAAACTAAAGGAAACTTTACCACAGCACTCGAATGCAGCACGAATTTAGTTGCTACGGCAACGGCTGACAACACAGGGGGAGGATGGTTTACAGTAAGTTAAAACGATAACTGTTAAacacaaataactttatttgaaaCATAATCTTCACTTTCACAGGTCCTATCATAAACTCTAATAAAAACATAGCGTTTAACATTACGTTTTGGGGTGACTGCAGTTTAAGAAGTAAAAACATCAGCGCTAATTACGTTCAGTATTCAACgtcagttaacacggtcactcttTAGATCATAACACCGGCAAGTTTCAAAACGTAACCAAAGTGTCTTTGatttgttatttatattttcgTAAAGACGTATACGGCGAGTATATTTTACGTCAAATAGCCGTTTAAGCACTTGACGTGTTCAACACAGACAACCACATACGCATTCCATTGGTAGGggaccagttaacacggtcacccCTTTAACCAGAACACCGGTTAGCAACAGCTATAGCTAACCACGACACTTCGTGAtgctttcttgtttttaatcaacGAAGCCTGTTAAAGTATGTAAATACTTCATATGCTGCTTCGTCATTAGATATCTCAGGTACCTTTTACTGCTAAAGTCACCCAGAAATTTAGCAATGTACGCTACACTGTTAGCACCCAGAAAGATGTCGTTAATATAATAAATATCTCATAATCTAAGGCTTTTGTGGAATCGTGTGTTTGTCCAGTCACAGAGGAAATGGTCCGTGGACGGGCCGAGCACAATGAGTGTGAGATCTTCTCCTTGGAGGAAGTTTCTCTACATCAGCAGGACATTGAGAAGATCGAGCACATCGACAGATGGTGCAGGGACCTGAAGATCCTCTACCTGCAAAACAACCTCATCCCCAAGATAGGTGAGACATCCATCAGATGCTTCAATAATCAGAGATAGTCTctaccttaaaaaaaatcaagcaccgTTTTTACCACGTTAAATGAATTTACTTTTCTTGCATCTGATGTCCAACCACATTCTTTGATGTTTATGGTAAAAACCATTGCAGGACAAACCAGTTGAGTCTCAGACAGTTTCACTCATTCATTTGTGCTCTGCGTGTAATCTCCAGAGAATCTGGGCCGTTTGAAGAAGCTGGAGTATTTAAATCTGGCTCTGAACAACATTGAAGTCATTGAAAACCTTGAAGGTCAGTATACAGGGCAATAGCAGAAGGCTGTGCTTTTATTATGgttgttttgtcatttaaaaaaatttagcGTGCTTTCTACTTTTATTCTAACTACTAAACCagaggtcatcaactacattacAAGGGCTGACTCATGTGTATGCAGATACTATGGGGGCCAGACCGTTAAATAACCTAAATGACATCTATGTTGAAgacagccacaagggggcgattgagatatttaagcCACACATTTCTGGGACTGCCATGTAGTTTTATGTGAATATGCTGCatcctgattggtgaaaaacacatgaaggaaactggtcttttattttgattctCAGGTAGTGAAACATAAACTCTCAACTTCGCAGAAATCTGTGCTTCAAACAAGAATGGACTTCAGAGTATGTAATTGTCATGCATCTTATTTGCAAGTAATCGTTAATATTAGTTGGATTTTTGTGAAAGTGATCAAACAGTAAGccagttttaaaagaaaatatttcagtctCACTTATTTGGAGTTAAATATCTGTAGggattaaaggaaaaaaaggatacCCTAAATACAGTAATATTATTTTTCCTCAGCACATTCTCTGAATGTTATCAAGCTTctggggccagatgggaagccatgaggggcctgatgtggcccatTGGTCATATGAGGTACTCAGCAATAGCAATGGCACTAGCCTCCAGAAATTCCACTGAGCCTTGGCCCTTTGAGAAGGCCTAACTGATCATACCAATGCTAGCCTGTCAGCATAACAGACAGGTATTGTTTCTCCACGTAATTTAGCGAGTCTTAAATAACAATGGGCAAAGTAATAATGCTGGCTCAAATTTATGCTCTACTGAAAATTTCTGTCAAAGCATGAATATCCAAGCTGCACAGCTGATCAGGGGTTTGATGGTACATTGTGGCGGAAGAATACAGCCAAAtattgcattgcaaaatagtgccaaacacaggaCCTTTCTGAGTGAAAAACAACACACTTCAAAAATTTTCAGTGGAGCATATGTTCTAGCCAACATTGTTTCATGGCCCATATTTACTTAAAACTCTCAAAGTACCACAGACAAATCATACCCATCTGTTCTGCAGTAAAGACTGGATTATCTGTTGGTACAACAAGTGAGGACTTCTTACAGGGGCAATGCTCACTGATATCACTAAAGGGTAGTGCCACTACTATTGCACAGTAgctcatatgacccaacttccaagtaccaaaatatccctttaaaaggAGCGTTGtttaaaagcaaaaactggTAATATCAAGGGTTGAAGAGTGTCAATTTGTTGTTCTTTTGGGTGGTTATTGCAGAAGGAATTAagttttttgttgattttttggTGGACCACTGTGGCATTTGAACTACAGTTACATTTTTGCTCAGAGGAGCCATAGATTTAACATAAGAGCTTTTTAAcacatcattttaaagggaaaccTTAGTTAAACTGTTAGGATGAGCTAAGTGTGAGgacacaaacagctgtttgtgtttttaaatccagCTCCTTATTAACATTCCTGCAAGAAACTAAAATGAGTTGTGTATGAACACAGCAGAAAATAATCCATAAATTCACCATAAGCTCCAGCTCTGTAAAAATCTACCACACCCACATGCATGCCATGTTTTAAATACTGCCccatgtttatgtttatgtcTGTCTGTCATTATTTGTGGGTCTTTGTTCTGTCTTCAGGCTGTGAGAGTCTCCAGAAGTTGGACCTGACTGTGAATTTTGTGGGTTGTCTGAGCAGTGTAGAGTCTCTGCAGCACAACATCCACCTCACCGAGCTTTTTCTGGTGGGGAACCCCTCCACTGAGTTTGAGGGCTACAGGCAGTTTGTGGTGGCATCTCTGCCTCGACTCAAGGTAACTTGAAGAAATCAAACCAGCTGCCCAATCAAGAGTGGATAAACCACATACTCTTTGGCTAAATGACTTTTTTGGCTGAAGGATTGTGGTTGTAATTTTACCATGTAGCACCCAGGAATTGCTGTTCCACATCTGCATCGTTcttttgtgttgcattttaCATTAGTACCTAGTAGGagtcaaactggcatttatcATTGAGTACTTTATACATACAATTCTCAAGAGAATCAATAgcaggattttcttatatttctgATGCTGTTTCAAAAATCTGGATCAAAACTTTTGGTccctgttgttttttctttagttcctggatgggattgagatcagccGATCAGAGCGGATCCAAGCCTCTCAGGGATCAGAGGAGGTGAGGAGGAAAGTCATGGAGCAGGAGAGGGAGTATCTAAAGAGGAGAGCTagggagaaagaggaggcaCAGAGGAaggcagcaggagaggagagaggaaacaAGGAGAGGAGACCAGGCAGTGATGGACACTGGTACACCGACATCAACAACACAGAGTGAGTATAAACAGAACAAATACTTTGACAAGCAGCCATTTTCGCTGTGGCATCTAACTTTAACATTCATACATttgaatcagagaaaaataaattgatCTTTATTTGCTGCACTGAATAAAATTAGAGTCAGCGACCAGGATACAAATCCAGAAGAGGCATTTCTGTGATAAACTCTGAAGTGTAATGGTGACTCTAAAGTTatcttttctgtgtttgtagtTCAGGGAAGGCGGAGAATAAAGAAAACCAGGAAGCAGAGGAGAACATAAATCTGATGAACTCTGACCTGAGTGAAGAACAGCGAGAGAGAGAGTTCTGGCACACACCGTGTTCATTCACGCCTGAATCTCGTGTGGAGGCTCACCGCCAcctggaggagaagaggaaggcGAAGGAGAAGTAAGTGTGACTGACTTTTATCCGTTAAAGATGAGGACTCTGTGTTTACGATCCTAAATTTGTAAGACAAATTCTTTCACATATAATTTTACAAGCTAAAATGATCTTGCATGAGTAGATTAAGTAGCTgttggactactgtaatggctGCAACATAATCTTTGGAAAAAATATGCATGATCAAAGTGCAAACTGCAGAGATTGATTTATATAAAACAActcaaataaatgtttatatcGCTGTCACCTAAGTCAACAAATTCCATTGGcctaaaatcatatttttctgtgaaaaCTAAGCaggtttttttgtcttatttccatcaaaaatgtcaagtccaaaatcatttatttcaagacatcaaacataaaaaataaggcCATAATTGCAGACAATCGGCATTCAGCAAGCAGATTGCATTTATTTAATATAGATTAACATTACATTTCAAGACACCTAACAGGCAAAACCCACATTACAAACACCATGACCCTTTCGCTGTAGTTTACAGTTTTGGCCACAAGGTGTCCCTGTTGCATCAACCATTATCATGTCAAAGCCAATCCAATAAGTGGACAGACTCACTTTCTGCCTGCTCAGTCATTACTAAAGAGGGCTTTGTTTACTTCCATGTCCTTCTCCGTCCGtcacatattttctttaaaacagatcGTTTTTCTCAAGGGCTTTGAAAAGAGAGGGTACAATGGATAAATAACATCATTCCCCCCATTTATTGCTGAATATGACATTCATCAAATCCCTTGATAGGATTGCCTTACAGATGGATATCTGCTTTGCTATTTGGTTTATGAAGATAACTTACAGACAAGAACTCTGTGCTTGAATTTTCTGTGTGTGAAATTCTTGTGAGGGCCTGTACGAAACACAACTCTTTCTGGTCTTCACTCAAATTCTCCTCCTAGATACATACATTCTTctctcacattcacactgtatttataaTGTAAGTTCTAGTATTGTGGCTTTACCTTGCCAGCcataataaatcaatttttttctcaattcaAAAGGTGTTTTCAAGGACTCCTTCAAAAAGATTAAGTCTATGCACTACTCTTTATATAAAGTCCAAGCCCATAGCAGCAAAGGGAGGGGCTGCGCCAGGcctaagataagataagataaaataaaatgaaacaagataaacttttgttttattgatcCAATGGGGGATATTTGGTCATTAGGTCATTACAAGACTCAACAATAGAGACAcaggaatgttctgtcacatctttaggggccaatcagagcaacaaaacatgttgcATCGTAGCCGCTTCAGAGCAGTAAACTttataacgcgaaccatggcggctgtagacatgttagtacacgacttttgtcttttctgaaaagaaaacaacttaatgctgttctttgttcttcttaaatgaagaaatgtcaccaagttctgattaaactgatgctatagcagcatccaggctaatcttttctgccataattgcaccagcctcttgttgccgTTTGCTTGCGTCAAGACTCCACCACGACTGAAAATACttcccctcaatgctgattggtcctgtcactttctaacctggcccaaactgttcaggcgggagctttgcatgatggattcgccggtgagaaacacggaaatggggcgaatccatctgctttgcaaggttatgttgGTTTAGTACCATGGCAGCAAAAAAGAATACCTGGGCAACCAATGTAgggtaatttttttaaataccttaAACTGCTAGCAAACACCTGTACTCTGTCTGCATTTTATTGTGGAAATGTTGCCGTTGTGTTTTTTTAGCAATCTGGGCAGTTTaaaggagtttgcctgcaatttctGAGGGTTTCATTTCCTTTCTAAGCATCTATTTTATGACATAAATGTAGTTTTCTTAGAGTTTCACTAGTCACTGTTGTCTTGATACTATTTTGTATCAAGGTAACAGACactgtcattttaaataagTGGTATTAAAAGCAGtcttaaaatattgatttttttattaatttattgtgTATTAAACGACACCGTGGGTTGAGGTCAGTGTTGCTATGTCTCATATGGACACAGTCTATGTTTACACCCATTCATGATAAATGAAGCGCTGATTTTACAGGTAATTTAAAGAAACGTGCTACCATTCGATCATCAGGGGAGTAAATCAATCAGTGACTCACTTTATTGACCCCAGGTCAAAGtgatttgttttcagtttttaagagGACTGAAGGGAAACATCAGTCCAGCAGCAACAATCAgacataaatatcacattttgacACGACAATTAGCAGGACGGATGGAGCTACTCTCACAGGTTCATCCATCGGGTTAATGAGACGTTTTCAGGGTCGTTACAGCAGCAGACAATAATCTGTACCGTAACAGGAAGATCCGTGAGCATGTTCAGGGCGTCGCTGGTGATTTGTTTATATGTTTGTGACTAAAGAAGACAGCGGTGAGCTGCAGGAGCCAATTATCCTGAATGATTTACAGACAGTGTGTTGATTTGTGCTGGTTTTCACAACCTGACTGTGACTGCTGAAAGAAGCTAGAGCTGAAATTTTCTCAGATTTAAagccttttattttgattaCTGTATTTGTTTATGAACCTGAGACCAACACTTTTGAGTTCTCGGATGGAGGGCTCTGTGGCACACCTGGTGCAAAGCAATTTGGCATGTCTTTAAGGGGTGTGAAGCTTTCAGTTTTTAACTGTTTGATTCCAATCTAATCCAGAAAGAGTTTTCAATTTTCAGCAATTAATGCTTCTCAACATGCTAGTCATTTAGCAGAGGTGTTTACTGTAACTATCTAACTAATTTATAACTATTATATGCATTAAAAAACCCATAAAAATGTGTCCAAGATCATGCCACTGttaatttatgttgtttttttatcagcTGATTGCAGTGCTTTCAATACACAATGAAAACCAGAAGCAAAAGTAGCATTTATTTTATGCTTTAATAAAAAACTGcttaaatatgaataaaaccTGTGTGCTTAAATAAGTGAGGATCTCTACAGTCTGGTACACTGTAGTTGTGTTATACTCCTTTCCcctccttttgccatttaatgaaCAGCTTCAAGGTAAACTGCTGCCACCATCTGGTGAAAATACCACATTACAACCCAGCTCTGGTAAAGTGAAtggaaaattattttaaagatgggataaaagtttggatttttataGTTACAGACTAGGGACGGGTATGAGTACTTGAGAAGACGATGCTATCAGTATTTGATTACCATTTCATCAACTGTGCACACAGGCTGTTTCTAGCTACAGTGTTTCAGTTGAGTTAGTGATGCCTGTTTAACCaaattttctgggtttatctgtAGTGCCAAAGTAACAAACAAGAAAAGTTTCTTAGAGGTTTATCTTAACCTATTGTTATTGGTATAGGGATCATGGTTATGTAACAGGATTACTTGCTGATTTTACAACTACAGCATCACATGCATTTATGAGACCTAGACAGACTAAACACTCTGAACAAGACCAGGTTAAAGTCTAGCATATtgctgactgcaactatctgaGATGTCTACTGGAATACCAGACAGGGGagaggtaacctgacacaccagatcaACTGTTTCAAATACGCATTGTATGGATGTCACATTCATGTGGGacagctcccatagaaagcatttgagaagggcaggacttttctgacttttctaacgggccaatcagagtgacgaGACAAAATGACGTTTTATGCatctcttgagctgacaggttgCTGCTCCTGTAGATTGTTCATGGCCGAGCTTCTCGGTAAATAAAATTCACGCCAAGGCTGGTCTGAGTACAAAAACGTCTTCTCTGCTGAGACGAGCTTTTGGTGTGGATCTTTggccttgtttttaaaaaaaagctgtccAGTTCCATTTAAACTGtcgctttcctacagctacatccgagctaataaCTACTGCAGCAGCCGCCATTTGATACACCTGCAAAACCCCACCAGTAACGATCGCAAACCCATGCCAAACAGACCGGAAGAGGAGgcaaaacatttttctcattatgaaaagctttcagtatggctctctgtctttgttttgataaagacacATCATCCagctctgacaaaactgccgctttggctaagtctgagctaatgACTCCagtagcagccatt from Cheilinus undulatus linkage group 13, ASM1832078v1, whole genome shotgun sequence includes:
- the dnaaf11 gene encoding protein tilB homolog isoform X2; the encoded protein is MVRGRAEHNECEIFSLEEVSLHQQDIEKIEHIDRWCRDLKILYLQNNLIPKIENLGRLKKLEYLNLALNNIEVIENLEGCESLQKLDLTVNFVGCLSSVESLQHNIHLTELFLVGNPSTEFEGYRQFVVASLPRLKFLDGIEISRSERIQASQGSEEVRRKVMEQEREYLKRRAREKEEAQRKAAGEERGNKERRPGSDGHWYTDINNTDSGKAENKENQEAEENINLMNSDLSEEQREREFWHTPCSFTPESRVEAHRHLEEKRKAKEKGKEKKKLKAPRTLITADGRVLNTNEPKLDFSLTEDEDNNTIILDLAVYRHMDTSLIDVDVQPTYARISVKGKIFQIVLPAEVKPDSSTAQRSQTTGHLVLTMPRVEGEIKVTKAATRPLQRCQTGNRSSSEDNKRNSSVPQRLEVDPSKHKAVDFANIVTKQASAKQGPLEMTRTVPPPTSGPRSSEEFVDDPDVPPLI
- the dnaaf11 gene encoding protein tilB homolog isoform X1, whose product is MVYITEEMVRGRAEHNECEIFSLEEVSLHQQDIEKIEHIDRWCRDLKILYLQNNLIPKIENLGRLKKLEYLNLALNNIEVIENLEGCESLQKLDLTVNFVGCLSSVESLQHNIHLTELFLVGNPSTEFEGYRQFVVASLPRLKFLDGIEISRSERIQASQGSEEVRRKVMEQEREYLKRRAREKEEAQRKAAGEERGNKERRPGSDGHWYTDINNTDSGKAENKENQEAEENINLMNSDLSEEQREREFWHTPCSFTPESRVEAHRHLEEKRKAKEKGKEKKKLKAPRTLITADGRVLNTNEPKLDFSLTEDEDNNTIILDLAVYRHMDTSLIDVDVQPTYARISVKGKIFQIVLPAEVKPDSSTAQRSQTTGHLVLTMPRVEGEIKVTKAATRPLQRCQTGNRSSSEDNKRNSSVPQRLEVDPSKHKAVDFANIVTKQASAKQGPLEMTRTVPPPTSGPRSSEEFVDDPDVPPLI